Genomic window (Deinococcus terrestris):
CGCTGAGCGCCACCGATATCGGCCAGTACGACGCCCTGATCCGGCATTACCACGACCTCCCCGGCACGCCGAAAGACAAGTTCCTGGGGTTGGTGGACGAGATCGCGTACACGTGGTTCAACCGCCTCGCCGCGCTGCGCTACATGGAGGTGCACGGGTACGCCGAGCGTGCCCTGTCCAGCGACACGCCGGGCCAGACCGATCCCAACCTGCTGCGCGACGCCGTGACCCTGGCCGATGGGGGAGACCTGGGTGAGCACGTCACGCCCGACGTGGTGGCCGAGTGGCAGCGCCTGTACGAACCCGGTGAGGTCTACCGCCGCCTACTCGTGGCGTATGCGGGCACCTTTGCCCCCACGTTGCCTTTCCTGTTCAGCCGCGAGCGGGCGTGGCTGGACCTGTTCCTGCCCGATACCCTGCTCAACCAGGAGTCCATCGTGCGGCGCATGGTGGCCGATATCCCGGAGGCCGACTGGGGCGACATCGAGATCGTCGGCTGGCTCTACCAGTTCTACATCTCCGAGCGCAAGGACGAGGTGTTCGCGCAGAAGGGCAAGTACAGCCCCCGCGACATTCCCGCCGCCACGCAGCTCTTCACGCCGCACTGGATCGTGCGCTACATGGTGGAGAACAGCCTGGGCCGCGTGTGGTTGGAGGCGCACCCGGAGAGCGGCTTGCGCGAGCATATGCCGTACTACCTGGAGAGCGAGAACCCGGCCCCGCCCCCCAACCCCGACCTGACCCCCGAGAGCCTGACCGTGATGGACCCGGCGTGTGGCAGCGGGCACATCCTGGTGTACGCCTTCGACCTGCTGGCGCACATCTACCGCGAGCGGGGCTACAGCGACCGGGAGATTCCTGCGCTGATTCTGGAACACAACCTGCACGGTCTGGACATCGACGAGCGGGCCGCGCAACTGGCGAGCTTTGCCGTGGTGATGAAGGCCCGCGACCTGAACAGCCGCCTGTTCCGCCGGGACATGCCCGAACTGAACATCCTGCAAGTGAGGAGTACGCGGGGGCTGAAGCTGCCGAACGCGGGCAGCCGGGACATGCTGGGCCAGTTCAGCACCCTCAGCGGTGGCCTGACCGATGCGGACGCCTTCAACCCGAACGACTGGCAACCGCTGGTGAGTGCCTTCGAGGATGCCGACCACCTGGGCAGCCTGATTACCCCGCCCGAGTTCGACGCCGGGCGGCTGCGGGCGCAACTGCACTGGCTGGAGAGTAGGGGAGGGCTGGACGCCGGGGCGCTGGAGGAGTTGCGGCACCTGCTGAAACAGGCCGAGTTGCTGGGCCGGAAGTATGACGCGGTGGTGGCGAATCCTCCATACATGAGTATTTCTGACTTTACCGAGGTTCTACGCCGTGAAGTACCATTGCGTTTTACTCACGGAAAAAATGACCTTTATTCCACATTTATCCTTAGATGTCTTGACTTTTTAAATAGCTCTGGAACTATAGGGATGGTCACTCAACATGGGTGGATGTTTCTATCGTCCTTCTCTCCACTAAGAAGCAATATAATTAAAGAGACCCAAATCGAATCATTTGTACATCTTGGTGCGCGTGCATTCCCTGAGATCGGCGGTGAGATAGTACAGAACGCCTCTTTCATAATCAAGAAGAAAAGAAATATTGGTGCGTCTGGAAGATACATTCGACTGACTAATGTTGAAGGTCTCGATGCAAAGGAGGCAGCTTTTCACAATAAACACAATAGATATAATAAAGTACCACAAAAGGACTTTTTATCGATTGAAGACCACCCATTGATTTACTGGTTTGGTGACAAAACAAAGAACACATTTAGAATTCCCAGCATCGGTACCGTAGCAGGAGTGGATGGTCAGAATAAGACAGGAAACAACGATGAATTTTTGCGATTCCATTGGGAGATAACGTCAAATAGCATTTTTCCTGATGGCTGGAGATTTTACATAAAGGGTGGTGAATTTCGGAAGTGGTACGGGAACATCGATTATTGTGTGAATTGGAGACCTGAAGTAAGATCATTCTATCGAAATAGTAAAATAGCTAGGATTATAAAACAGGAGTATTGGAATATATCTGGAATTACATGGACTTATAACACAACGGGTGTGTTTAATGCTAGACTGCTAAATAGGGGCCATATTTTTGATGTGAATGGCTCTTCGATATTTCCAATTGAAGATGAAGATGAAATGCCGATTTTGGGACTCCTCAATTCAAGTTATGCCAATGAAATCCTACATGCGTTGAACCCAACTATTTCCTTTCAAGTGAAGGAAATTCAAAAAGTACCATATCTTCGTCCCTCGGTTACCTTAATAGCAGACGTCAAACTGCTAATTCAGGCCTGTGTCAACTTTGCTAAAATCGACTGGGACAACTTTGAAACCTCCTGGGACTTCCAATCCCATCCCCTGCTGCGCCCCGGCACGGCGACCGTCTCCGAAGCCTTTTCCATCTGGCAGGCTCAGGCGGAAGCGGCCTTCCGCGAGTTGCAGCGACTGGAGGAGGAGAACAACCGCTACTGGATCGACGCCTACGGGTTGCAAGACGAACTGACGCCCGAGGTGCCCGACGAGCAGATCACCATTCGCCGCGCCGACCTGGGCCGCGACGTGCGGAGCCTGCTGTCCTACGCGGTGGGCTGCATGATGGGCCGCTACTCGCTGGACGAGCCGGGCCTGATCCACGCGGGGCAACCCTTCGACCCGTCGCGCCACACGCGCTTCCCCGCCGACCGCGACGGCATCCTGCCCGTGCCCCTGGGCGGCCACTTCGAGGACGATGTGACGGCCCGCTTTGCCGAGTTCCTGCGGGTGGCCTTCGCGCCCGAACGGGTGGCCGAGAACATGGAGTGGGTGGCGGCGTCCCTGGGCGGCCAGAGGGCCGGGGAGACGGCAGAGGCCCGCATCCGCCGCTACTTCGCCACCGAGTTCATGTCCGACCACATCCAGACCTACAAGAAACGGCCCATCTACTGGCTGTTCACGTCGGGCAAGAAACGCGGCTTCGGGGCGCTGGTCTACCTGCACCGTTACGACGCGGGCACGCTGGCGCGGCTGCGAACCGACTACCTGATGCCCCTGCAACGCAAGCTGGACGCGGACCTGGAACGGGTGGGGGGCGAGCGCGACGCGGCAGGGAGTACAGCCGCGAAGAAGGCCGCCGAGAAACGCCTGAAGGAAATCAGCGAGCAGATCGCGGAGGTCCATAAGTACGACGAGTCTCTGCGCCACGCCGCCGACCTGAAGATCCCCCTCGACCTCGACGACGGCGTGGCCTACAACTACTGGCTGATGAGTGCCCCGGGCCTGGAGTACCTGACCGGGCGGCCCCTGAAGGGCCTTTCTGACCTCGTGTACACCGGCACCGACCTGAAGATGGCCGATCTGGAACGCAAGAGCCAGTGGAAGCGCGACCTGCTCGCGCAGGAGCGGGGGCGTGAGGAGGTGGGGGCGTGACCGGCCCGGACAAGGTAGATCCCGACGACTGGCTGCTGGATGAGGACGAAGAACAGCAGGAAGAGGCTGGGTGGGGCGAGCCTGCGCCGCTGCCCCCCTTCCCGGAGGTGACCGGCGCAGGACGGCCAGCCACCGCACCCTCGCACACCGTGCCGCCCGACTGCGAGGCCGAGCTGCTGGCCCTGCTGAGCGCCCCGGTGGAACCGCACGAGAACCCGTACATCGAGCGGCAGTTGCGCCGGATCAGCCGCCGCGCCTACGTGCCCTGGACCGACCAGGAAGATGGGCTGCTGCGGCGACTCGCGGAGGCGGGGTTCGAGGAAGCGGATCTGGCGCGGACCCTCTGCCGTCAGCCAGGGGCGATCCGCTCCCGTCTGGTGCGGCTGACCGACGGGGACGAGATTGCCCGGCAACAGAAGCGGGCCGAACGGCGGCAACGGCGACAGGAACGCCGGGAGGAACAGGAACGCAGCGAACCCCGCGTCCCCCGTGGAACGCGGGTTGGGGCGGCAACTCCTGTACCGCTGGAACTGGTGGTGCCGCACTTCGAGGCGTGGCTGGCCCTGCTACGGGCTGGAACGCGCCTGGACGTGATGGAGGGTGGACGGGTGTTGTTCTCGATGCTGCCGCGTGAGGAAGAGAAACCGGGCAGAACGGAGACCCCTGCCTCGTCCCGATACTGGAGAGGTGCCGCCCCGCCATCTGACCCGCACGTGACCATTCCGCCGGGAGTGAGGCGTGGCCGGAAGGGAAAGGCAGAGTGACCCGGTCCTTCCTGTCTCAATCCTCGTAATGGAAGCGCAGGCTGGCGATCAGCAGATCATCCCCGCTCACCCGGTACACGAGGCGGTGTTCCAGGGTGATGCGCCGCGACCACCAGCCCTGAAGCTGATGCCGCAGCGGTTCGGGTTTGCCCGGGCCGCTGAAGGGGTCACGGGCAGTGGCGCGGATGAGTTCGTTGATCTTCCCCAGCGTCTTGCCGCCTTGCTCCTGCCAGAAGAGGGAGTCCTCCAACGCTTCGGGGGAGAAGACCAGCCTCATTGGGTGAGTTCTCTGGCCTCACCCTGTCCGGCCTCCAGCGCCGCGATGGACTTCAGGAGACGGCGGGCATTGGCGGGCGTCCCCAGCAGGTGCGCGGTTTCCTGCCAGGAGTGGAAATCCTCCAGACTCATGACAACCACGGCCCGCTCACCCCGCGTCACGATCACCGGGTCGTGGTTGTCGATCACCTCGTCCATGGTGGCCGCGAGATTCTGCCGCAGCTTGGTATAGGTCATAGACCGCATATGTACAGGATACTGTACAGTCTCGATCCAGAGGGGAGCTACAGATGAAGATCACCAGGAAGGCCATCACGGAAGTTGTTCAGACGGTCGAGAACAGCGGGGCGGGCGAGGTCATCGTTCCAGCCGGGGAGTTCTGGGCCCACTTCGGCGTGCAGGATTCCATGCAGGCCTTGCAGCAGCAGATCGCCCAGCGTCTGGCAGAGGAAGGGCTGGAGGTGGCGTTCGAGGTGGTCATCGCCCTCCCACCAGAAGAACTCCCTCTGGTCGGAGAGTTCCCCGTGCCCGCCCAGCCCGCGCCCCTGGACCTGTCAGCAGACACCCTGCGCGCCCTGAGCATCCAGCAGCCCTGGGCCGAGCTGATCCTGCGCGGCGAGAAGAACCTGGAATACCGCTCGCGCCGGATGCGCGAGATGGGGCCGCTGCTGGTGCATGCGTCGGGCACCCGCGTTCCCGAGAACTTTGGGGGCTTTGATCTCGACCCAGACGCCTTGCCCTACCGCGCCCTGGTCGGCATCGTGGACGTGGTCGGCGTGCAGGCTGTGGAGGGCGACGATGGCCTCTATGCCTGGCAGCTCGCGCACCCGAGGCGCTTCCGGAATCCCATCCCCTATTCCGGCGCGGCAGGCATCTTCCGCGTGCCCCTGGACACGGTGCGTGAAGCCCTGGGGACGGCCACGACCCCCGGAGCGCCCCTTTGAAGCCTGACCGCGTTCGCCTATCCCTGCAAACCCTTTTTGCAGACGACCGCCGCTGGGCGCACCACGGCCGCCGCCTGGTCTTCTGGTACGACCCGGAAGGGGAGTTTCGTGAGGAGATTTCCTCGCTTCACTTGGACGGCGTGGACGTGCTCACCCTGGGTGAGACCCCCTTTGCCCTCAAGCGCCGGTTGATCGTGCAGGACCCGGACACGCCCTTCTTGCTGTACGCCCCGTTTCCCGAGCCGCCCGCCGCCGAGAACTGGTTGCTCGACCTGCAATGCACAGGCGTCCTCTTCCGCGCGGACCGGGCCGCGATGGTCTTCGCCGACCTGGGCTACCGCGATCGGTCGCTGGAAGCCGTGGTGAGGGCCTACCCCCGTTTTTTCGGAAGCAAGAAACGCGTCGCGGACCTTCAGGCCCTGATGCTGCCCCCCGACGTGGACGAACGCGGCCTGCTGACCGGGATGCTGGCGGCGGCGATAGGGGAGAAGGTGGCGGACGGCTCGCTGATCCTGCGCCGGGTGCTGCTGGGTGGCCTGGACGAGGACAGGAACCCCGCATGGTCCGAACTCGCAAAACTGGGACTCACCGACGCCTTCTGGACTCTGTCCGCGCAGGTCACGCTCTTCCGTGCCGAGGCCCCCACCCTGCGGCGCCTGTTCCTGGCCCTGCTCGTCTCGCACCTCACGCAGCAATTGGGGGGGACGGTGCCGCCCGCGCTCGCGGGGATGGTCCTCCCGAACACGGCCCGCGCCTACGCCCTGGTGTCGGCGTGGCAGCGCGACGTGCGGGACGCGCCGCGCCTGACCGACCTCACCGCAGAAGTCGAAGCCGACCTCGGTATCGAGGCGTGGGCCGAGGGCCTGGACCCGGAAGCGTACGCGCAGGTGGACACCTTCCCGGTGCTCGACCGGGTGGCGCTGCGGGCGCTGGTGCGGGCCTTGCAGTCCCCCGGCACCAATCTGGGGACGGTGCTGGCAGTCGCCCGCACCCGCCTGACACTTCAGCACGCGGCGCGGTACAGCGCCGAGTACGGGGCGGTGATCGCGGCGGCGGGCCTCTTCGAGCAGCGCCGGGCGTTTGGCGGGACGTTTCCCACCGATGCGGCCACCCTGCTGGAGCGTTACATTTCTGGCCTGCACGTCTTCGACCGGCTGTACCGGCAGTACGTCACGGCCCTGGACACCGCGTCCGGCGACCTGCTGCGTGACCTGACCGGGGCCGTCGAGGACGTCTACGTCCACTGGTTCCTGGAGGGCTTGGGCGGGGCCTGGACCGACGCCTTCGACGTGGGCTTGCCGGGTCGAATGGGCGGAACCCGCGGCCAGTGGCTGTTCTTCACCCGGCATGTTCTGCCCCTGCTGCAGAAGAACGAGCGCGACCGGGTGGTGGTGATTATCAGTGACGCGCTGCGGTACGAGGTGGCGACCGAGTTGCGTGAGCGCATCACCACGGACCTGCGCGGCGAACCCGAACTGGGCAGCCTGCTCTCGGTCCTGCCCAGCCAGACCCGCTGGGGCATGGCGGCCCTGCTGCCCGGGCAGACCCTGACCTGGGACGCCGCGGGCGAGCGGGTCCTGCGTGATGGGCAACCCACCCGCGCCGAGGACCGCGCCGCGCACCTGGTCCGCACGGGGTACCCCAGCGCGGCCCTCAAGCTCGACCACCTGATGTCGCTCAGCGTGGACGAAGGCCGTACCCTGTTCGAGGGCAAGCGCCTGATCTACCTGTACCACGACGCGATCGACGCTGTGGGCGACAAGCCCGCCAGCGAGCGGGACGTCTTTGCGGCCTGCGAGGTGGCCCTGGACGAGCTCACCCGCGCGGTCAAGCGGCTCGCCAACAGCCTGAATACCTCCACCGTCATCGTGACGGCGGACCACGGCTTCCTGTATCAGCGTCAGGCGATTGAGGAGGCCGACAAGCTGGCGCTCACATCAAAGGGAGCTGGCGTCAGCGCGGACCGGCGCAGTGTGGTGGGCCAGGACCTGCCCGCCACCGAGGGCACCCTGCGGGTCCCGCTGGAGACTTACCAGCCCATGACGGCTCCAGTCACAGCGCTGTTCCCACGCGGCACCCTGCGTTACCGGATCGCCGGGGGCGGGGCACAGTACGTGCACGGCGGCGCGAGCTTGCAGGAGATGGTGGTCCCCGTTCTGACCTACCGCCACAAGCGTGCCGCAGCTGGGCAGCCCCAGGCCAGCCGCAAGGTGGGCGTGGCGGTCGTTGCGCGTTCCCGGCGGGTCACGAACACGTTGTTCAGCGTGCCGCTGGTCCAGACCGAGGCTGTAGCTGAGCGGGTGCGCTCTCGGACCGTCACCGTCCGGCTGGTTGACGGCCAGGGCCGGGAGGTGACCGACGTGCGGCGGCTCACTTTCGGGAGCCCCAGCCCCCACCCGTCCGAGCGCGAGCAGGTTGCCCGGCTCTCGGTGACCCTGCAAAGTCCGGACGCAACCGCCACGTACTTCCTGCTGGTCACGGACGAGGAGGACGGCCTGGAGCTGCTGCGCGAGCCGTGGACCATCTCGATTGCTTTTCAGAACGACTTCGGAGACTTCTAGTGGACGACCTCAGCGCGCAGGATCTCAATGGCAAGCTCAACGCCACCTACCCCGGCAAAGTGGTGCGCAAGGACCTCACCGCCCGGATCAAGGAGGGCGCGAACGTCCCCATCTACGTGCTGGAGTACCTGCTGGGCATGTACTGCGCGACCGACGATGAGGCGACCATCGAGGAAGGCGTCTCACGGGTCAAGAAGATTCTCGCGGAGAACTACGTCCGCCCCGACGAGGCCGAAAAGGTCAAGAGCCGGGTCAAGGAGCTGGGCCGCTATACCGTCATCGACCGCGTGACGGCCAAACTCAACGAGAAGGCCGACCGGTATGAACTCGAACTGATGAACCTGGGCGTCACAGGGGTGGAGGTCGACGCCGGAACCATCCGGCAGAACGAGAAGCTCCTCGCAGGCGGCATCTGGTGCATTCTCGGCCTCGAGTACGACGCGGGCCACAAGCCCACACCTTTCCTGCTGGGCAGCCTCAAGCCCATCCAGATGCCGTCGACCGACATGGACGAGCTGCGGTCCGGCCGCGCCGCCTTCTCACGGACCGAGTGGCTGGACGCCCTGCTGCGCTCGGTGGGTATGGAGCCGACTGTCTTTGCCGAGAGTGTCAAGTGGCACCTGCTCGCCCGGATGATTCCCCTGGTGGAAAACAACTACAACGCGGTCGAGCTTGGCCCCCGCTCCACCGGAAAGAGCCACGTCTACAAGGAGATCAGCCCCAACAGCATCCTGATCAGCGGTGGCCAGACCACCGTGGCCAACCTCTTCTACAACATGGCCCGCCGACAGGTCGGCCTGGTGGGGCTGTGGGACGTCGTCGCCTTCGATGAGGTGGCAGGGATTCACTTCAAGGACAACGACGGCATCCAGATCATGAAGGACTACATGAACTCGGGTTCCTTCGCGCGCGGGAAGGCCGAGATCACGGCCACCGCCAGCATGGTTTTTGTGGGCAACATCAACCAGAGTGTGGAGAGCCTGGTCAAGACCTCGCACCTGCTCGCGCCTTTCCCTCCGGCGATGATCGACACGGCCTTTTTTGACCGCGTCCATGCCTATATCCCCGGCTGGGAAATCCCCAAGTTCCGCCCCGAGAGCTTCACGACCCAGTACGGCTTCATCGTGGACTACCTCGCGGAGTGGGTGCGTGAATTGCGCAAGGTGTCCTTCGCAGACGCCATCGACGCGCACTTCCGGCTGGGCAACAACCTGAACCAGCGCGACGTGCGGGCGGTGCGCAAGACGACCTCCGGCCTGCTCAAGCTCCTGCACCCGGACGGTCAGTGCGGCAAGGAGGACGTCCGCGACGCCCTGGTGTACGCCTTGGGCGTGCGCCGCCGGGTCAAGGAACAGCTCAAGAAGATCGGCGGCATGGAGTTCTACGACGTGCACTTCAGCTACCTCGACCTAGAGACCCTCGAGGAACACTTCGTGACCCTGCCCGAGCAGTCGAGCGGCGCCCTGATTCCCGAGGGGCCCCTGCAGGCGGGCCACGCCCACGCGGTCAGCCCGTCGGACGGCGGCATGCTGGGCCTCTACCGGGTAGAACTCCAGACCACTCCCGGCAGCGGCAAGCTGGTTCGGACTGGCACGGCCAGCGCGTCGGCGGTCCGCGACGCGGTCAACATTGCCTTCAACTACTTCAAGGCAAATTCCAGTCGAGTCAGTGGCAGTATCCACCCCGACGGGTCGGACTACCTGCTGCACCTGGTGGACGTGCAGGGAAACGGCGCACCGGAGTACATCAGTCTGGCCCTCCTGATCTCGCTGTGTTCCGCCGCGCTGGGAAAGCCCCTCCAGCCGCAACTCGTGCTGCTGGGGCAGATGACGCTGGGCGGCACCATCAGTCCAGTGGAGAACCTCGCCGCGAGCCTGCAGTTGGCACTGGACGCCGGAGGAAGGCGGGTGCTGCTCCCCATGAGTTCCGCTGCCGACCTGGCCACCGTGCCCCCGGAACTCTTCTCCAAATTCCAGGTGACCTTTTACAGCGACCCGGTGGACGCGGTGTTCAAGGCGCTGGGCGTGCAGTGAAGCCGACGAGCACGCGAGCTGGCTGCCTCACCTGAAAACAGCATTCCAGGCCGCAAATGTGATGGCGGAGTCAGAACGTGAGCGATAACTTAACTGCACGTGCTCGGCTCCCATATTTCGGTCCCTCAGAGAGGCGCTTGACCTTGCGAACCTACCCGCTGTTTCTGCTTTCCTGCGCGCTGCTGAGCGGCGCCGCGGCTCAATCGACATCTGGCACAGCGTCCGCTGTCCAGGTCGACAAAACTTTTCTGGCCACTGAGGCCGAGCGGCTGTCGTCGGCCATCGCCGAGGCGGTCACTGCGGTGGGCGGCGATCTCGACCGCCAGCACGTCCATCTCGTCTTCGCCTTCAGCACAGGCCACTTTGCCAAGGACCCCCGGATGGCCGAGGCCGCGCGGGTCGTGGCCTCAGATGTCGCGGAGCAGACCCTCGTCAATGGGGATCAGCTGAGCTCTTATGCCTGGGAAATGAGTGTCTGGCCGCACAAAGGTCAGGCGCTCAACCCCTTTCAAGTGGGTGAGGACCGCTCGGCCCTCCGCGCCTCCTTCCAGGATCTCTGGCCGCGCTCGGTCCAGGCGGGAAGTCGGGGCGGCCACGACACGGAAGCCGCCATCGCCCAGATCACCGGCGACCTTGGCGAATCCACCAACGCCGTCGTGGTCCTCCTGACCAACACGGCGGCCAGTGTTGTCGGTGAACGCGACCAGCAGACCATCGGGGAGAATGACCCCGGATATCTCTCGGCGCTGGAGCGCTGGAACCGCGTCAAGACCAGTGCCACGACCGGGGCGACCCTGCAATTGCAGGTGGACCCCGACCGTCCCGGCCGCACCTTCGACGCGGTCATTGTGGTCCCCCAGGCTTTCAGGGGCGAGGCGCTGGACGCCAGCCGCGCAGACCTGGTGCGCGCCGTCGCCGGGGAAGCACCGCTCACAGAGCAGGACACGCCGGCTGGCAACCGCTGGCTTCTGCCTGCCCTGGTGCTGCTTGGCGGCGCGGGCCTGGCCGCCTTTTTCCTTACCCGGCGGCGCTCTGCTGGTGGG
Coding sequences:
- a CDS encoding ASCH domain-containing protein is translated as MKITRKAITEVVQTVENSGAGEVIVPAGEFWAHFGVQDSMQALQQQIAQRLAEEGLEVAFEVVIALPPEELPLVGEFPVPAQPAPLDLSADTLRALSIQQPWAELILRGEKNLEYRSRRMREMGPLLVHASGTRVPENFGGFDLDPDALPYRALVGIVDVVGVQAVEGDDGLYAWQLAHPRRFRNPIPYSGAAGIFRVPLDTVREALGTATTPGAPL
- the pglZ gene encoding BREX-1 system phosphatase PglZ type A; this encodes MKPDRVRLSLQTLFADDRRWAHHGRRLVFWYDPEGEFREEISSLHLDGVDVLTLGETPFALKRRLIVQDPDTPFLLYAPFPEPPAAENWLLDLQCTGVLFRADRAAMVFADLGYRDRSLEAVVRAYPRFFGSKKRVADLQALMLPPDVDERGLLTGMLAAAIGEKVADGSLILRRVLLGGLDEDRNPAWSELAKLGLTDAFWTLSAQVTLFRAEAPTLRRLFLALLVSHLTQQLGGTVPPALAGMVLPNTARAYALVSAWQRDVRDAPRLTDLTAEVEADLGIEAWAEGLDPEAYAQVDTFPVLDRVALRALVRALQSPGTNLGTVLAVARTRLTLQHAARYSAEYGAVIAAAGLFEQRRAFGGTFPTDAATLLERYISGLHVFDRLYRQYVTALDTASGDLLRDLTGAVEDVYVHWFLEGLGGAWTDAFDVGLPGRMGGTRGQWLFFTRHVLPLLQKNERDRVVVIISDALRYEVATELRERITTDLRGEPELGSLLSVLPSQTRWGMAALLPGQTLTWDAAGERVLRDGQPTRAEDRAAHLVRTGYPSAALKLDHLMSLSVDEGRTLFEGKRLIYLYHDAIDAVGDKPASERDVFAACEVALDELTRAVKRLANSLNTSTVIVTADHGFLYQRQAIEEADKLALTSKGAGVSADRRSVVGQDLPATEGTLRVPLETYQPMTAPVTALFPRGTLRYRIAGGGAQYVHGGASLQEMVVPVLTYRHKRAAAGQPQASRKVGVAVVARSRRVTNTLFSVPLVQTEAVAERVRSRTVTVRLVDGQGREVTDVRRLTFGSPSPHPSEREQVARLSVTLQSPDATATYFLLVTDEEDGLELLREPWTISIAFQNDFGDF
- the brxL gene encoding protease Lon-related BREX system protein BrxL, which codes for MDDLSAQDLNGKLNATYPGKVVRKDLTARIKEGANVPIYVLEYLLGMYCATDDEATIEEGVSRVKKILAENYVRPDEAEKVKSRVKELGRYTVIDRVTAKLNEKADRYELELMNLGVTGVEVDAGTIRQNEKLLAGGIWCILGLEYDAGHKPTPFLLGSLKPIQMPSTDMDELRSGRAAFSRTEWLDALLRSVGMEPTVFAESVKWHLLARMIPLVENNYNAVELGPRSTGKSHVYKEISPNSILISGGQTTVANLFYNMARRQVGLVGLWDVVAFDEVAGIHFKDNDGIQIMKDYMNSGSFARGKAEITATASMVFVGNINQSVESLVKTSHLLAPFPPAMIDTAFFDRVHAYIPGWEIPKFRPESFTTQYGFIVDYLAEWVRELRKVSFADAIDAHFRLGNNLNQRDVRAVRKTTSGLLKLLHPDGQCGKEDVRDALVYALGVRRRVKEQLKKIGGMEFYDVHFSYLDLETLEEHFVTLPEQSSGALIPEGPLQAGHAHAVSPSDGGMLGLYRVELQTTPGSGKLVRTGTASASAVRDAVNIAFNYFKANSSRVSGSIHPDGSDYLLHLVDVQGNGAPEYISLALLISLCSAALGKPLQPQLVLLGQMTLGGTISPVENLAASLQLALDAGGRRVLLPMSSAADLATVPPELFSKFQVTFYSDPVDAVFKALGVQ
- a CDS encoding Txe/YoeB family addiction module toxin gives rise to the protein MRLVFSPEALEDSLFWQEQGGKTLGKINELIRATARDPFSGPGKPEPLRHQLQGWWSRRITLEHRLVYRVSGDDLLIASLRFHYED
- the pglX gene encoding BREX-1 system adenine-specific DNA-methyltransferase PglX — its product is MNRTAVKNFAQWGRRHLHDLVRARLALFGVTDKGIETPTRLQGGLILGGQTLTLSATDIGQYDALIRHYHDLPGTPKDKFLGLVDEIAYTWFNRLAALRYMEVHGYAERALSSDTPGQTDPNLLRDAVTLADGGDLGEHVTPDVVAEWQRLYEPGEVYRRLLVAYAGTFAPTLPFLFSRERAWLDLFLPDTLLNQESIVRRMVADIPEADWGDIEIVGWLYQFYISERKDEVFAQKGKYSPRDIPAATQLFTPHWIVRYMVENSLGRVWLEAHPESGLREHMPYYLESENPAPPPNPDLTPESLTVMDPACGSGHILVYAFDLLAHIYRERGYSDREIPALILEHNLHGLDIDERAAQLASFAVVMKARDLNSRLFRRDMPELNILQVRSTRGLKLPNAGSRDMLGQFSTLSGGLTDADAFNPNDWQPLVSAFEDADHLGSLITPPEFDAGRLRAQLHWLESRGGLDAGALEELRHLLKQAELLGRKYDAVVANPPYMSISDFTEVLRREVPLRFTHGKNDLYSTFILRCLDFLNSSGTIGMVTQHGWMFLSSFSPLRSNIIKETQIESFVHLGARAFPEIGGEIVQNASFIIKKKRNIGASGRYIRLTNVEGLDAKEAAFHNKHNRYNKVPQKDFLSIEDHPLIYWFGDKTKNTFRIPSIGTVAGVDGQNKTGNNDEFLRFHWEITSNSIFPDGWRFYIKGGEFRKWYGNIDYCVNWRPEVRSFYRNSKIARIIKQEYWNISGITWTYNTTGVFNARLLNRGHIFDVNGSSIFPIEDEDEMPILGLLNSSYANEILHALNPTISFQVKEIQKVPYLRPSVTLIADVKLLIQACVNFAKIDWDNFETSWDFQSHPLLRPGTATVSEAFSIWQAQAEAAFRELQRLEEENNRYWIDAYGLQDELTPEVPDEQITIRRADLGRDVRSLLSYAVGCMMGRYSLDEPGLIHAGQPFDPSRHTRFPADRDGILPVPLGGHFEDDVTARFAEFLRVAFAPERVAENMEWVAASLGGQRAGETAEARIRRYFATEFMSDHIQTYKKRPIYWLFTSGKKRGFGALVYLHRYDAGTLARLRTDYLMPLQRKLDADLERVGGERDAAGSTAAKKAAEKRLKEISEQIAEVHKYDESLRHAADLKIPLDLDDGVAYNYWLMSAPGLEYLTGRPLKGLSDLVYTGTDLKMADLERKSQWKRDLLAQERGREEVGA
- a CDS encoding type II toxin-antitoxin system Phd/YefM family antitoxin gives rise to the protein MRSMTYTKLRQNLAATMDEVIDNHDPVIVTRGERAVVVMSLEDFHSWQETAHLLGTPANARRLLKSIAALEAGQGEARELTQ